Proteins encoded in a region of the Deltaproteobacteria bacterium genome:
- a CDS encoding sulfate/molybdate ABC transporter ATP-binding protein has product MSIEVQGMTKTFGTFCAVNNVDLKVETGELVALLGPSGSGKTTLLRMIAGLEAPDAGRIFFHGEEVTERRAQERRVGFVFQHYALFRHMTIFENVAFGLRVRPRARRPSRAQIRERVMELLRLVQIDWLADKYPHHLSGGQRQRVALARALAVEPNLLLLDEPFGALDAKVRKELRKWLRRLHDELHITSVFITHDQEEALELADRVVVMNEGRIVQMGTPEDVYAHPADLFVYRFLGNVNLFHGRVENGRAFVGDVPVDVPVSGADADVVLAMRPHLMDITREPVPGHPAFRAEVVRILAAGPQVRVEITGEWGGGADVEITQERHAQLGLVKGDRVYVSAGAARVFTAENAEIS; this is encoded by the coding sequence ATGAGCATCGAAGTCCAAGGCATGACCAAGACCTTCGGGACGTTTTGCGCGGTGAACAACGTCGATCTCAAGGTCGAAACGGGCGAGCTCGTCGCGCTGCTCGGGCCGTCGGGCTCCGGCAAGACGACGCTGCTGCGCATGATCGCGGGGCTCGAAGCCCCCGACGCGGGCCGCATCTTTTTCCATGGCGAGGAAGTCACCGAGCGCCGCGCGCAGGAACGCCGCGTCGGGTTCGTCTTCCAGCACTACGCCCTGTTCCGCCACATGACGATCTTCGAAAACGTCGCCTTCGGCTTGCGCGTGCGGCCCCGCGCTCGGCGGCCGAGCCGCGCGCAGATCCGCGAGCGGGTGATGGAGCTGCTGCGTCTCGTGCAGATCGACTGGCTGGCCGACAAGTACCCGCATCATCTCTCCGGCGGGCAGCGCCAGCGCGTCGCGCTCGCCCGTGCGCTCGCCGTCGAGCCCAATCTCCTGCTGCTCGACGAGCCCTTCGGCGCGCTCGACGCCAAGGTGCGCAAAGAACTGCGCAAATGGCTGCGTCGCCTGCACGACGAACTGCACATCACGAGCGTCTTCATCACGCACGATCAGGAGGAGGCACTGGAACTGGCCGACCGCGTCGTCGTGATGAACGAGGGGCGCATCGTGCAGATGGGCACGCCCGAGGACGTGTACGCGCACCCGGCGGACCTGTTCGTCTACCGTTTCCTGGGCAACGTGAACCTGTTTCACGGTCGCGTCGAAAACGGCCGAGCGTTTGTCGGCGATGTCCCTGTCGACGTGCCGGTTTCGGGCGCGGACGCCGACGTCGTGCTCGCCATGCGTCCGCACCTCATGGATATCACGCGCGAACCCGTTCCCGGCCATCCGGCATTCCGGGCCGAGGTCGTGCGCATCCTCGCCGCCGGACCGCAGGTGCGTGTTGAGATCACCGGTGAATGGGGCGGCGGCGCGGACGTGGAAATCACGCAGGAACGCCACGCGCAGCTCGGCCTCGTGAAAGGGGACAGAGTATATGTTTCCGCCGGTGCCGCACGGGTATTCACGGCGGAAAACGCAGAGATCTCATAA